The following are from one region of the Methanobacterium veterum genome:
- a CDS encoding AAA family ATPase, with protein MPILPLGIPTDLDKYFYNREKDLITLKSFLNTLTQDVANQVLVTGYRGVGKSFLLKKLLTESPDNILTAYIDISKIFGIQKGKITEELIMNSLLEAMNESLREDMDDLTKSYDIVKDLIRKIWQKKFDFKEAGTAMGIAIPDIKDNYEKLSKFVMEFPQRVVELSNGKINGFVIVIDEFQFIGELESPEAFFWLFRSYTQEQDNVSYIFTGSTSASSDIVAKINGIKGAFGGRMTQYTVDPFTREESEGYLKEKVSELKFTESGLERFYKCTRGYPAYINSFCNTMSGDVEYDEELVIQTFYEKIEQIAVMWTAVWATLSDKEKDIITTLIENGPLSWSDLLAGVDFSNKTLAKYVNIIKNKGILSHADKKYMIEDHMLSAWLGYKKERDGFYPP; from the coding sequence ATGCCAATTTTACCATTAGGAATTCCGACAGATTTGGATAAATATTTTTACAACCGTGAAAAAGACTTAATAACACTCAAATCCTTTTTAAATACACTTACTCAGGATGTAGCTAATCAAGTGTTAGTTACAGGATATAGGGGCGTTGGTAAATCATTTTTATTGAAGAAACTGCTAACAGAATCACCGGATAATATTCTCACGGCATATATAGACATATCTAAAATATTCGGTATTCAAAAAGGCAAGATAACAGAAGAATTAATAATGAACAGCCTTTTAGAAGCAATGAATGAGTCACTGCGAGAAGATATGGATGATTTGACAAAATCATATGATATAGTTAAGGATCTTATAAGAAAGATCTGGCAAAAGAAATTTGATTTTAAAGAAGCAGGGACAGCTATGGGAATAGCAATTCCTGATATTAAGGATAACTATGAAAAACTCAGTAAATTTGTAATGGAATTCCCTCAAAGAGTGGTTGAGCTTTCAAATGGAAAAATAAATGGTTTTGTAATAGTAATCGATGAATTTCAATTTATCGGTGAATTAGAGTCTCCAGAAGCATTTTTCTGGTTGTTCAGGAGTTATACTCAGGAACAGGATAACGTGAGCTATATTTTTACAGGGTCAACATCTGCCTCCAGTGATATTGTAGCTAAAATAAATGGTATAAAAGGGGCTTTTGGGGGTAGAATGACCCAGTATACTGTTGACCCATTCACAAGGGAAGAATCTGAAGGTTATTTAAAAGAGAAAGTATCAGAGTTAAAATTTACTGAAAGTGGTTTAGAACGATTTTATAAATGCACAAGGGGATACCCTGCGTATATAAACAGCTTCTGCAATACAATGTCTGGAGATGTAGAATATGATGAGGAACTGGTTATCCAGACATTCTATGAAAAGATTGAACAGATTGCTGTTATGTGGACCGCAGTATGGGCCACACTTTCAGATAAAGAAAAAGACATCATTACAACCCTTATTGAAAACGGGCCATTAAGCTGGAGTGATTTACTGGCCGGAGTAGATTTTTCCAATAAAACGCTTGCAAAATATGTGAATATAATAAAAAATAAGGGCATACTGTCTCACGCAGATAAAAAATACATGATTGAGGACCATATGTTATCTGCATGGTTGGGGTATAAGAAAGAACGGGATGGGTTTTATCCGCCTTAA
- a CDS encoding DUF5518 domain-containing protein — protein sequence MNDWKSIILGIIIALILSIVLGKVVIGGLFAGIIGFLIAGLIIGYLTDSETEHVSIIGHLTSSDRDNVAINGAVAGFVGGFIFILIGVIMNTFIYNTGAFTFDNRTNAALFIMFITGGIPVGIIMGIIFGIISAVGGVIGVFIKRSRPPKKNTA from the coding sequence GTGAATGACTGGAAATCTATAATTTTAGGGATCATTATAGCTCTGATTCTAAGTATAGTCCTGGGAAAAGTTGTTATTGGAGGATTATTTGCGGGAATTATAGGGTTTTTAATAGCCGGGCTAATTATAGGTTATTTAACTGATAGTGAAACTGAACATGTTTCAATTATAGGTCATTTAACAAGCAGTGATAGGGACAATGTTGCAATTAATGGGGCAGTTGCAGGATTTGTAGGAGGATTTATTTTCATTTTAATTGGAGTAATCATGAATACTTTTATTTATAATACTGGAGCATTTACTTTTGATAATAGAACAAATGCAGCTTTGTTTATTATGTTTATTACAGGAGGAATTCCAGTTGGGATAATCATGGGCATTATTTTCGGAATTATATCTGCAGTTGGTGGAGTTATAGGGGTCTTTATTAAAAGATCAAGACCGCCGAAAAAAAATACAGCTTAA
- a CDS encoding PsbP-related protein, giving the protein MQKKYIGIVSGLLAFVILTSGCIYLDSFTAPNKNYGVNDTSYNTVANVSTKTFSAHGVSFKYPYNWRVDTGKNPDGSDMISAYEEVAFKATAFNIQIMNDTDISEQTVIEGMQKSIIPGGNKTASYTIIIDNQTAYEDVYVVNNPNFSKLMRFTLIYFVKDGKSYLITLQASDKGFDKEKAKFGIILNSLKVQ; this is encoded by the coding sequence ATGCAAAAAAAATATATCGGAATAGTATCAGGGCTTCTAGCTTTTGTTATTTTAACTTCAGGATGCATATACCTTGACAGTTTTACAGCCCCAAATAAAAATTATGGTGTTAATGATACAAGCTATAATACAGTTGCTAACGTATCCACAAAGACATTTTCTGCTCATGGTGTTAGTTTTAAGTATCCCTACAACTGGAGGGTAGATACTGGTAAGAACCCCGATGGAAGCGATATGATTTCTGCCTATGAAGAGGTTGCATTTAAAGCTACAGCGTTTAATATCCAGATAATGAACGATACAGATATATCAGAGCAAACGGTAATCGAGGGAATGCAAAAAAGCATAATTCCTGGAGGAAATAAAACTGCAAGCTATACAATTATAATAGATAACCAAACAGCTTATGAAGATGTGTATGTTGTAAATAACCCTAATTTCAGTAAGTTAATGAGATTTACACTGATTTACTTTGTAAAAGACGGTAAATCATATCTAATTACACTCCAAGCTTCAGATAAAGGATTTGATAAAGAAAAAGCCAAATTTGGCATTATTCTCAATAGTTTGAAGGTTCAATAA
- a CDS encoding HXXEE domain-containing protein, with protein sequence MDLNMLWLVPVAYFIHILEESPRFVPWAKKYLGAPETFGQFVLGNVIFMVYVLISVSLAIFYTSQWTLVLGLAAAAWIFSNFLIHAGYTLYTGEYSPGVVTASAVYAPVSVYICYSFWGSGMLNALDFILAIVIGFAVMYVPTFIQMKKNGKL encoded by the coding sequence ATGGACTTGAATATGTTATGGCTTGTACCTGTAGCTTATTTTATACATATTTTAGAGGAATCACCGCGTTTCGTGCCATGGGCAAAGAAATATCTTGGTGCACCTGAGACATTTGGCCAGTTCGTTCTTGGAAACGTTATTTTCATGGTTTATGTTCTTATATCAGTGTCTCTTGCAATCTTTTACACCAGCCAGTGGACGCTTGTTCTTGGATTGGCCGCTGCAGCATGGATATTTTCAAATTTTTTAATTCATGCAGGGTATACATTGTATACTGGCGAATATTCCCCTGGTGTTGTGACTGCAAGTGCTGTATATGCTCCTGTTTCAGTGTATATTTGCTATAGCTTTTGGGGATCTGGAATGCTGAATGCATTAGATTTTATATTGGCTATTGTAATTGGTTTTGCAGTGATGTATGTTCCAACATTTATACAGATGAAGAAAAATGGAAAATTATAG
- a CDS encoding type II toxin-antitoxin system VapC family toxin: protein MVDANVFIHGILKPRKNISKNNKELKKRANDLVLRINNGEPVGICVIQLSEVIRVFENLKEHEIAFRLQKFFLKSPTIKKFPVYGEDLLHAHSIVDRYMDNKISFNDAVAYSVMKREDIGEIYSFDKHFDIFDDIKRLEE from the coding sequence ATGGTGGACGCCAATGTTTTCATCCACGGCATACTAAAGCCGCGCAAAAACATCTCAAAAAACAATAAAGAGCTGAAAAAAAGGGCAAATGATCTAGTTTTAAGGATAAATAATGGAGAGCCTGTTGGAATTTGTGTAATTCAGTTATCGGAAGTTATACGCGTCTTCGAAAACCTTAAAGAACATGAAATTGCTTTTAGGCTTCAAAAATTCTTTTTAAAAAGTCCCACAATCAAGAAATTTCCTGTTTACGGGGAAGACCTCCTGCACGCGCATAGCATCGTTGATAGATATATGGACAATAAAATTAGCTTTAACGATGCAGTAGCTTACAGCGTGATGAAAAGGGAAGATATTGGGGAGATTTATTCTTTTGATAAACATTTTGATATTTTTGATGATATTAAAAGGCTTGAAGAATAA
- a CDS encoding CorA family divalent cation transporter: MNHKTRFKRFNNEVHDILTENIGKTEIKIIKYNEEHFEEEIFGECPEIKENETTWIKMTYLTEDKSLKKLGKCLNLNEHVLKRVLTLDYIPDIEDYKNYIYLTLIALNVKKKTRIERTQISIILGNNYVISIHPDNAEILNPVMNRLNVREHSIRTKGADYLAYTLVDTILDSQIITLKELEGDLSKAAENIMDEPSNENFRLIHTYRTELDKIRYNILPLQQIINSMELTESPLINQSTSTFLRNFQSHVTQVVTRIDTLSGRITEIRDIYNSSMSRRLDEIVRVLTVVTVLFAPGTFIVGIYGMNFQFIPELGLPLAYPLVLLINFVLIISLLIYFRGRHWI; this comes from the coding sequence ATGAACCATAAAACCAGGTTTAAAAGATTTAATAATGAGGTCCATGATATTTTAACTGAAAATATTGGGAAAACAGAAATTAAAATCATAAAATACAACGAAGAGCACTTCGAAGAAGAAATATTTGGTGAGTGTCCAGAAATTAAAGAAAATGAAACAACATGGATTAAAATGACTTATCTTACAGAAGATAAATCTTTAAAAAAGCTTGGTAAATGCTTGAATTTAAATGAACATGTTCTAAAAAGAGTTTTAACATTGGATTATATACCTGATATTGAAGATTATAAAAATTATATTTATTTAACATTAATTGCGTTAAATGTCAAAAAGAAAACCAGAATAGAACGAACACAGATTAGTATCATTTTAGGGAATAATTATGTAATTTCAATACATCCGGACAATGCTGAAATATTGAACCCAGTAATGAATAGATTAAATGTCCGTGAACATAGTATTAGGACTAAGGGGGCTGATTATTTAGCTTACACTCTTGTAGATACTATTCTGGATTCTCAAATAATTACCTTGAAAGAACTTGAAGGTGATCTTTCAAAGGCAGCTGAAAATATAATGGATGAACCATCTAACGAAAATTTTAGATTAATTCATACATACAGGACTGAACTGGATAAAATAAGGTATAACATCCTCCCACTTCAACAGATAATCAACAGTATGGAGCTAACTGAATCACCTTTAATAAATCAGTCAACCAGCACTTTTTTAAGGAATTTTCAAAGCCATGTAACTCAAGTAGTTACTAGAATTGACACATTATCTGGTAGAATTACTGAGATACGTGATATATATAATTCGTCAATGAGCAGAAGGTTAGATGAAATTGTCAGGGTTTTAACTGTGGTAACAGTATTATTTGCTCCAGGAACTTTCATTGTAGGAATTTATGGTATGAATTTTCAGTTTATCCCTGAACTTGGACTGCCCCTTGCATACCCACTTGTTTTACTTATAAATTTTGTACTTATAATCAGCCTGCTCATATACTTCAGGGGAAGACACTGGATATAA
- a CDS encoding DEAD/DEAH box helicase, with amino-acid sequence MDKEEYLLKKESELKDILDNNVELRNYISQTFAKKINTHFKEKFSEKYLWRYALYLSSKGATLLENNPESQVGIESLRIAAEIYENLYYVSKFYDKEYSLILSSLCYDISGYQANAKCLIDKLVNSKSYYSLYENESDILLKYENKVLKTIQLFLQKKINLLSKEIKHFELNNIDNFYSHYDEFFKNYINSINSLCEFILNGYDEEYLDEVIESYEDALHSGNVLLTHIVGLFKTRLMLLKNRNIWDVMGSQIDILNPRWNNYLKLLSMDIYKSDKINEDNERISVFEFWRSQLNAIKTGVLVNNNNYIIQMPTSAGKTFIAEIMIVNSLINNPDSKCIYIAPFRALTTQIEENLSNRLGKLGFIVSSASGTYEVDEYQLFLVENADVLVTTPEKIDLLYRLKPEFFENISLIVTDESHIIGNEDERSSLLELLIVKLRKKLENTRFLFISAVMSENDAMEFSKWLSGTSENVISSPKIYGREWEPTRKLIGVYEWYPVQKSGKITFPDEKVEGNKSLFLPNIIKQNVYRCLNPETQRMNTRRFPRNKTARADAVSELAYKFVDDGNVLIFTSRPNWAESIGNVFINSLKYKEMASKNIKSNFKYRNNLESIEMVNKWLGTNHIITKCLKRGIGIHYGPLSEPVRKSIEKDFREKRLEILISTNTIGQGINFPIKTAIIHSLEIDPREDKKVSIRDFWNIVGRAGRAGKETEGQVIFLNLNEKDKELFKEYTDKNNIEPVKSQIFKLVKDLFEDRISEDIFNEKLEVLIEPSLLNILMEESVDTVDENFIKSFIGHSLFKIQLENENYSLDLLNNSIMSIGTKFYSKIEDEKLREIYSKTGFHLSSCIKISDSIKSNIEKLKLIIENDDYKHLLKCIMIVFLDIYEMNDDKFEVSILEGNKEELNLFVNKWIKGASIVELNNFWNTNFSQNGELDGKMQLYINQFLEYRYPWGVTVFLLILIYHLNMNFDNMPKKVEELPENIKNLPAFIKHGLNEPIACMSKTIGVNTREACLELANEYDGDYKFEEFIKWFSNINLFDIDDLNISEYEIKNILYTSNNLNFKKWSSDTFENIECYVQGIVYEKSRVELYNQIEVGAILKLERDFDNLYDIYSIKLMYENIQLGFVSKDIAKKLAIEMDLNGRKFESIIINKPIQQFYSIIVEIYEIEN; translated from the coding sequence ATGGATAAGGAAGAGTATTTACTTAAAAAAGAGAGTGAATTGAAAGATATATTAGATAATAACGTTGAATTAAGGAATTATATTAGTCAAACTTTTGCTAAAAAGATTAATACTCACTTTAAAGAAAAATTTAGTGAAAAATATTTATGGCGGTATGCGTTGTATTTATCATCTAAAGGCGCTACTTTGCTAGAAAATAATCCTGAAAGCCAAGTAGGGATAGAATCACTCAGAATTGCTGCTGAAATATACGAAAATTTATATTATGTTAGTAAATTTTATGACAAAGAATATTCTTTGATACTTTCTAGTTTATGTTACGATATTTCAGGCTATCAAGCAAATGCTAAATGTTTGATTGATAAATTAGTGAATTCTAAGAGTTATTACTCGTTATATGAAAATGAATCGGATATTCTTCTAAAATATGAAAATAAAGTTTTAAAAACTATACAATTATTTTTACAAAAGAAAATTAATTTATTATCCAAGGAAATTAAACATTTTGAACTAAATAATATTGATAATTTTTATTCTCATTATGATGAATTCTTTAAGAATTATATAAATTCTATTAATTCTTTATGTGAATTTATCTTAAATGGTTATGATGAAGAATATTTGGATGAAGTCATAGAAAGCTATGAAGACGCACTTCATAGTGGTAATGTGTTATTAACCCATATTGTAGGGCTTTTTAAAACAAGATTAATGTTACTTAAAAATAGAAATATATGGGATGTAATGGGTAGTCAAATAGACATATTAAACCCGCGTTGGAATAACTATTTAAAACTTTTATCAATGGACATTTATAAATCAGATAAAATTAATGAGGATAATGAAAGAATATCTGTATTTGAATTCTGGAGATCACAATTGAATGCCATTAAAACGGGTGTACTAGTAAATAATAATAATTATATTATACAGATGCCGACAAGCGCCGGAAAAACTTTTATAGCGGAAATCATGATTGTGAATTCTTTAATTAATAATCCTGATTCAAAATGTATTTATATTGCTCCATTTAGGGCATTAACTACTCAAATCGAGGAAAATCTGTCTAATAGATTAGGGAAGCTTGGTTTTATAGTATCTAGCGCATCTGGTACTTATGAAGTAGATGAATATCAACTTTTTTTGGTAGAAAATGCGGATGTTTTAGTTACTACTCCTGAAAAAATTGATTTACTTTATAGACTTAAACCCGAGTTTTTTGAAAATATTTCATTAATAGTAACTGATGAAAGCCATATAATTGGTAATGAAGATGAAAGATCATCATTACTAGAATTATTAATTGTTAAATTAAGAAAAAAACTCGAAAATACAAGATTTTTATTTATTTCCGCAGTAATGTCAGAAAATGATGCAATGGAATTCTCAAAATGGCTTTCAGGTACATCTGAAAATGTAATTTCCTCTCCCAAAATATATGGGAGAGAATGGGAACCCACAAGGAAATTAATAGGCGTATATGAATGGTATCCCGTTCAAAAATCGGGAAAAATAACATTTCCAGATGAGAAGGTAGAAGGTAATAAATCTTTGTTTTTGCCAAATATTATTAAACAAAACGTATATCGCTGTTTAAATCCTGAAACCCAACGGATGAATACTCGAAGATTCCCAAGAAATAAAACTGCTAGGGCAGATGCTGTATCTGAACTTGCTTACAAATTTGTTGACGATGGAAATGTCCTTATATTCACTTCTAGACCTAATTGGGCGGAATCTATTGGAAATGTATTTATTAACTCATTAAAATACAAAGAAATGGCTTCTAAAAATATTAAATCTAATTTTAAGTATAGAAATAATTTAGAATCTATTGAAATGGTAAATAAATGGTTAGGAACAAATCATATTATAACTAAATGTCTTAAGCGAGGTATTGGAATCCATTACGGGCCATTATCTGAACCAGTTAGAAAGTCGATAGAAAAAGACTTCAGAGAAAAAAGGCTTGAAATACTAATTTCAACAAATACCATCGGTCAAGGTATAAATTTCCCCATAAAAACAGCAATAATCCATTCGTTGGAAATAGATCCACGAGAAGACAAAAAAGTTAGTATAAGAGATTTTTGGAATATTGTTGGTAGAGCAGGAAGAGCAGGTAAAGAAACTGAAGGACAAGTGATATTTTTAAATCTAAATGAAAAAGATAAAGAACTGTTTAAAGAATACACTGATAAAAATAATATAGAACCTGTAAAAAGTCAAATATTTAAACTTGTGAAAGATTTATTTGAAGATAGAATAAGTGAAGATATTTTTAATGAAAAATTAGAGGTGTTAATAGAACCATCTTTGTTGAATATATTAATGGAAGAGTCGGTTGATACTGTAGATGAAAATTTTATAAAATCTTTTATTGGTCATAGTTTATTTAAAATACAATTAGAAAATGAAAACTATAGTTTAGATTTACTTAACAATTCAATAATGAGTATTGGAACAAAATTCTATTCAAAAATAGAAGATGAAAAGTTAAGAGAAATTTATTCTAAAACAGGATTCCATTTATCTTCATGCATTAAAATCTCTGACTCTATTAAAAGTAATATAGAGAAACTTAAGTTAATAATCGAGAACGACGATTATAAACACTTATTAAAATGTATTATGATTGTATTTTTAGATATATACGAAATGAATGACGATAAATTTGAAGTATCCATTTTAGAAGGCAATAAAGAGGAATTAAATCTTTTTGTAAACAAATGGATTAAGGGAGCATCCATAGTTGAACTTAATAATTTTTGGAATACTAATTTTTCACAAAATGGTGAGTTAGACGGAAAAATGCAACTTTATATCAATCAATTTTTAGAATACAGGTACCCTTGGGGAGTTACGGTATTTTTACTTATTTTAATATATCATTTAAACATGAATTTTGATAATATGCCCAAAAAAGTTGAAGAGTTACCAGAGAATATTAAAAATTTGCCTGCATTTATTAAACATGGTCTTAATGAACCTATTGCATGTATGTCTAAAACTATAGGGGTTAATACAAGAGAGGCCTGTTTAGAGCTTGCTAATGAATATGATGGGGATTATAAATTTGAAGAATTTATTAAATGGTTCTCAAATATAAATTTATTTGATATAGATGATCTTAATATTTCAGAATATGAAATTAAAAATATTTTATATACCTCTAACAATTTGAATTTCAAAAAATGGAGTTCAGATACGTTTGAAAATATAGAATGCTATGTTCAAGGAATTGTTTATGAAAAAAGTCGTGTTG
- a CDS encoding DUF1523 family protein: protein MFIAPNWLEGLLIQAGIYIGIPLLIAVILGLVKWKKLKDKPHHKAYPDEPYYEEPYYNESKKLSIAITFVLAFMVSAVVIYPLGCVYWWSAYEVPSVQEKIITVQGWEPKAGMVSGNYGGMVISNADQLMLVAKDGEGFFNNENFLFQKFNTRDIFNQLKVGGTYKIKYYGWRNGYNSGFPNILSVEQVINETNATNNDYNKYFGTKFAY from the coding sequence ATGTTTATAGCACCAAATTGGTTAGAAGGACTATTAATACAGGCAGGTATATACATAGGAATCCCTTTACTTATCGCTGTAATTTTAGGGCTGGTAAAATGGAAAAAATTGAAGGATAAACCACATCACAAGGCATATCCTGATGAACCATATTACGAAGAACCCTATTACAATGAATCAAAGAAGTTATCAATAGCTATAACGTTTGTTTTAGCTTTTATGGTATCAGCCGTAGTAATTTATCCACTCGGCTGCGTATACTGGTGGAGTGCATATGAAGTACCATCTGTACAGGAAAAAATAATTACAGTTCAGGGATGGGAACCTAAGGCCGGAATGGTCTCCGGTAACTATGGTGGGATGGTTATAAGCAATGCAGACCAATTAATGCTTGTTGCAAAGGACGGTGAAGGGTTCTTTAATAATGAAAACTTCCTGTTCCAAAAATTCAATACACGGGATATCTTCAACCAGTTAAAAGTTGGGGGAACCTATAAAATCAAATATTATGGATGGAGAAATGGGTACAACAGCGGCTTTCCAAATATATTAAGTGTTGAACAGGTTATAAACGAAACAAATGCAACGAACAATGATTATAATAAATATTTCGGTACAAAATTTGCATACTAA